CCTGTTTCTGGTTCTGAGGAATCCCAGCAAGGTGGTTGGTTTCGGACATTTACAGTTGCTGCATATAAGCCGTACTTTGATGTTGACACTACTGATGTTTTGGAAAGGATCAAATATTCACTTTTCCCATTTAGAGGAACTTTTACTGAAAAAACACTCAGCAACCCAGATTTGTGAGTTGTCTTTGCCTAAGTCGACACTTTTGATATATGGTCTGAATTGATTAAAATGTCAAATTGTTTCCCAACATTGAATTTGTGAGGAACTTTTTGTTGTAATTGTCTCACTTGTATGTTAATTAATACTTGACTAGGAAAGTGTAACTacgtaaaaagaaagaaagcatgcAGATGCTATTACAAAGAAGGAAAATATTCTGATAACTGACATGATCGTCTTTTATATTCTTAGTTTAATAGTTGAACATGTGCTAAGAGGGTGAACCATCTGTAGTCTAATATATTCATGGGCAACactttgtataatttttatggttttctacACATGATGATAGCTAAAAGTTGATGCTGTAATGTTAACGTACTGTTAATGTTTATAAAGAAACACCTCTCCCAATGTTTCTAGGGAAATAAAATGTAGTTTTAAGCTTTTTGGCATTGCTTGGTGATGATAAGCTATGGAATCTAGtgataatcttgaatttttgcGGTCAAATTGTTATATTTGAGCTCTCCCCCATCGTAAGTCAGAAGTCCTTCAGATGACTTTTTTATTAAGGTTCCCAAGACCTGACCTGTCTTGTGGATTGTCTAGATGATGTTGCGAAATGTAACTATTATCATATCTAGCTGATTACCTATCCTGTAGATATAGATAGTTCAATCTCATATCCCTGAGATTGATTTAACTTTTGgggatttaacattaaatttcttGCTTTTGCTTCTTAAATAaccaaaagatgaaaaattcaaGGAACTGCTCACGCTGACAAAAGAACAGAATTTTTCTGCTTTATCAGCCTTTTGCAGTCTGATCGCTTATTGGTTTCTGCAATAAGTCATCAGTTTTGCAAATCCCTTGTATTTGATGGACATACTAAACTCATTTGCCCTTCTTCCATCTTCTCCGCATGTTAGAAACATTTGTCATTTTAAGCTAATATCTCTGTAGGTATGGACCATTTTGGATATGCACTACCCTGATCTTTGTAGCAGCCTCCATTGGCACTTTTGTGACATATATAGCACACAAGCTGCAGAAGAAAGAATGGAACTATGACATAAATCTGGTGACTTGGTCTGCTGGAGTGTTTTATGGCTATGTCCTTCTGGTTCCTCTTGTATTGTATGTAATCCTCAAGTACTTCTCAGCACCATCAGGCCTTGTCCAGCTATTCTGTCTTTACGGCTACTCCCTATTTGTCTTTATTCCTGCATTGGTAATGTCCCTTTCTTCCTTTTAACCATGACTTATTGTTATTCCTTCAGCTTATACATGTTTGGAAAAACCCTGATTTTAGAATGAAGTGCAGATCTGATATCATCCTGTAACTTCGTGGTTAACAAGAGAAAATCTTAAGAACGCCAACTTAAATTCTTATGTTTCTGGTTGCAGTGCCTCTCAGTCATACCCGTGGAGATTTTCAGATGGGTGATTGCAGGTGTGGCAGGGTTCATGTCAGCAACCTTTGTGGCGCTTAATCTCCGAGCCCATATCATGTCTGCAGGTGAAAGGTGGTTTTTTATCGTAGCAGGCATCTTTCTATTGCAGTTGGCTCTGTCCGTTGTATTGAAGCTTTATCTGTTCACTGTCActgtataataaataatattgttcaCAAAGAGAGGTATGGACAGGTTGTAGATCACAAAAAAAGAGtatttttggtcttttaatcaTCCTATTCTTGCTACAATATTTTGCAGAAATGTTATTCAACCATTAGGACCCACTTGCATTCGTTCATTCGTGGCAATATAATCCAAATCATCAATGTGACATTGTGTCTTGTTTTTGCTTGCTACAGTTCTGTTCAAGGACATTGACAGTGGTTTAGACCTAGCCTTAGCCCTTGAATGAGAAATGCAATCCATTAAATCCATAATCTTTATGTGTGCATGTATTTTCATACATGAATTAGTAAATGCATCTAAGTGAGAACTAATAAATCACTGGTACTAAAGGCTAGTCtacaaaaatgtattttcatgATGAGTTTCTCCAATTTTGGCATGGATGATGTGTTTTTGTTGGACCAAGGGAGTGGGGACTGAATTTAGTATCCATGTGTGAAAACTAGCTGGGATTGAACTTGGTTTAGGTGAGTGGAAACCGACTGGAAACTAGTGATCAGTGGAAAATGGCTGCAAATTTAGCTGTCGATTAGAAAGGAAGTATACTAATTGTGAATCATTTCAAGTCATGTTTTGCGTGGTGTCCCCAAGTCAAACAATTGAGCTTGACATCTCCCCACGGGGCCCCAAGTTGGAGATGGTTGGAATTCTTATGTATTGGTCTCTAGTCTCTACCTAATCAACATAATCATTCCATAATATCTGACTTGGTGGGAATGTTCCCCAGTTCTCACGACTAAGTTCTATACCATTATTAAACCCAGTTCCACGGTTAGATGACTCGTCAATATGGAGCCTCGTATGAgctgtttcttctttcttcttcttcttcttcttcttttaattatgatgaatgttTATCTTGTCAAAACTCGAGTATCTTGATAGGTTAAACTCCTCAATATAGAGCTTGGTATGagccgggttttttttttattgaatcaggatgaatttttatttggtcAAACTCGAGTAACTTGATAAGTTAAACTTGTCAATATGGGTATGagctgtttattttattttattttacagaatcaggatgaatttttatttggtcAAACTCGAGTAACTTGATAAGTTAAACTCGTCAATATGTAGCCTGGTATGAGttgctttttttgtttgaatcaAATAAGACGTTGATCTAGTCAAACTCAACTCGAGTGACTTGATAGATTAACTTATAATCTAGTTAAATTTAAGCAAAATTTAACCGagttaactttaatttttttaattatttaaaataaaataatataatttttaaattaaccagTCAAACTCATTACCTACACTTTATCATCTTAGAATGAGTCAAATGTCCATAATAACTATGCACATAACTCTAGTACCAACCATGAAGTGATGCAGATCCAAGCCTGAAGTTTGTTCTTGGTCAATTAACACAGTCATTCCTTGCACCGACATGGCCATACATTCTCTTGACATTATAGTAAATTAGGTTCAAATCCATTCCTGACTTCGGTTCATAAGGTGATTAAACAAATTAGTTAATtaccactaaaaaaaattagttggtaTGAAATTAGTTAATTAccactaattaaaaattagatgttAGTCGTCAACTTCCATAAGAAGAATATGATTGATCATATCATTATGGGGCTGTGGATGTGCTTCGGTGACTTCCATTTTATTGGCTTCAACTTgtccaatatatatatcaaggcAGGCATAATCttgtaatttctaattttataattcaattcaaacaaaaatttcCCAGTACTTGATGAACAATTATTAACTGTTTCTGCTTTGAAGCATCCTTATTCGTGTTTCTTTTCCCTTTCCAGTATGTTATGATCATTtcgaaaagaataaaaaactaaatagtaaatggagattaattaatttatttgatctttgaaatttctatttaattaatttcccctaatttttccaattttttataGCCCTATTGTATGAATGAATGTGACTTGAG
This window of the Populus trichocarpa isolate Nisqually-1 chromosome 13, P.trichocarpa_v4.1, whole genome shotgun sequence genome carries:
- the LOC7473296 gene encoding uncharacterized protein LOC7473296 isoform X1 translates to MMSGGVGKYTHIDNQKVSGSVPSVPDPGHVAVQFTADSNLQTFPPSESQGKISGGTRPPRDADDTFSKPVSGSEESQQGGWFRTFTVAAYKPYFDVDTTDVLERIKYSLFPFRGTFTEKTLSNPDLYGPFWICTTLIFVAASIGTFVTYIAHKLQKKEWNYDINLVTWSAGVFYGYVLLVPLVLYVILKYFSAPSGLVQLFCLYGYSLFVFIPALCLSVIPVEIFRWVIAGVAGFMSATFVALNLRAHIMSAGERWFFIVAGIFLLQLALSVVLKLYLFTVTV
- the LOC7473296 gene encoding uncharacterized protein LOC7473296 isoform X2, which produces MMSGGVGKYTHIDNQKVSGSVPSVPDPGHVAVQFTDSNLQTFPPSESQGKISGGTRPPRDADDTFSKPVSGSEESQQGGWFRTFTVAAYKPYFDVDTTDVLERIKYSLFPFRGTFTEKTLSNPDLYGPFWICTTLIFVAASIGTFVTYIAHKLQKKEWNYDINLVTWSAGVFYGYVLLVPLVLYVILKYFSAPSGLVQLFCLYGYSLFVFIPALCLSVIPVEIFRWVIAGVAGFMSATFVALNLRAHIMSAGERWFFIVAGIFLLQLALSVVLKLYLFTVTV